The Brassica napus cultivar Da-Ae chromosome C7, Da-Ae, whole genome shotgun sequence genomic interval ATAACTGTTCCTCAGGACTTTGAGGGAGGGTGATatattggataaatgttgaccattttggatatataccaTCTGTGAGGTAGTACGCCAACTTATACATGTGTCTGTTGACCATGTACTTTACCCTTGGAGCTTTaccttgtaaaatgtcatcaaaaacaggagagCGATCGAGgacattaatatcgtttaaggtacctggaggaccGAAGAAAGCgtgtcatatccaaagatcGTGTGAAGCTACAGCCTCTAAGAAAATTGTCGGTTTTCCTGATCCACGTGAGTACTGTCCTTTCCGAGCAGTTGAGCAATTTTTCCACTtccaatgcatacagtcaatgctcccgaccatcccaggaaaccctcgtgtctctccaatatcgagtagtcgttgaagatcctccAGTGTGGGTCGTCGTAGATACTCCTCTccaaatatatgtattattccGTCAGTGAAATTATGTAAACATGAAAGTGCGGTGgtctcaccaagtcggagatattcgtcaacaGCGTCAGCCGCAGTACCATAAGCAAGCAGACGAATTGCTGCCGTGCATTTTTGAAGTGCAGAAAGACCGAGCCTTCCGGTTGCATCTCTTCGTTGCTGAAAGAATGAAAAGCACTCTGATAGGCTATGAACAAGACACAAGAATGATTCCTTATTCATGCGGAAACGGCGTCTAAATTGATCAGACGAGAATGTCGCAGCTTCGCTGAAGTAGTCATTCCATAAGCGCGCGTGTCCTCCTTCACGGTGTCGTTCTCTATAAGTACGTCTCCTTTGCGGGATGGTTTGATCCTCCACAATCTCGTTAAATATATCTTCTGTGTATTCCTCCAAAATTTCTTCCAGTCTTTCCTCCACTTCATCAGATGAAGATGACGACATATCTAAAAACATTCAATAAGTTAATCTAAAATCAACAACAAatgctattttttaaaaaaacatttgaattatgaaaatttaatacacttctaaaaatgtaataattttaGACAAAATAGCAACTTTATAAAAGCTACATCTATTCTTAAAACacatgaataaaaatcaagtttGTTCACTAGATAAGGATAAACAAATGCCAAACCTATTTATGTATATGTCAAATTTGAGTATATGTTAAGAGGTTATGAAacctatttatgtatttctcattATAAAGAAAAGCAACGTCTGTTATCAAACTGGCTAATAAAATGTTAAACGGACAAAATTATAAAGAGAAGTAAGTAAATAGAATTTGAAATGTTACCAAAAGATAAACTAATCAAGTCGAATATTACAGAAGATGTTTCCAGAAGCAAGTCGAATATTACAGAAGCAAGGTCTTTCCTCCATATTACAAGAAGTAGGTGGGCAAATATTACAGAAGATGTTTGATGATGAGGAGAGTATGAGAACGAGATACATAGCAACAACAAAGAGACTACTACTTTATACTACAGAAACTAGATAAAAGAAGGGCCTGTGACTTCAGGCAACTTCACAACCCGTGACCATCTTCACAACCCGTGACCATCTTCACAACCCGTGACTACCTGGACCTGACTACTGCTGAACCTGAAAAGAAAGACAAGAGTTTTTAGTGTTGAAGTGGAAAGAAACACATGTGAAATACCAACAAGATGTAACTACTCAGAACCAAGGACATGTAATTACTCACAATCAAAGACATAACCTCATAACATCTCAGCCATGAGTTTGAGTTGAAGAGATGTTTCCATCTCAGTGAGTGGCTCTTTTTTGCCAAGAAGACGTTCAAAGACCTTCTGTTTAGACAGCTTTTCTTTGATTTCCATGATTGCGTGTATCTTTGCCAAAGACTCTTCTTTAccacttttcttcttcttagatGCAGCTTTAGCAGCCTTGACCCCAATAGGTATGCCCtctgcttcatctcctccatcagCCTCCACGTCTCCTTTGCGCTTTTCTTTTCCACATTCTTTAGGCCCATAGGTGGAGCACCATTTCTGGTCATGCCTCAGCTCCCTCCAGCAGTGATCCATGCTGAACTTGTAGTCGTTAGTTTTGAAGAAAATGTCTATGGCagctttcatcacatcatcatcattttggCCACTCCTCTGCTCCCTCAGAGCGGCGTCATAGCATCCAGCAAACTTGGATACGTCAGCATTGATCCTATCCCAACGCTTCTTGCAGGAACAAACCTCTCTCGGTGTTGTCCCAGCCAATTGCGGACTTGCGTTGTAGTAGTCGACAATGCGCTTCCAGAATGCACCAGCCCTCTGGTCATTACTTACGACAGCATCCTTACTAGTGTTAAGCCAAGCACCAATAAGGATTTTATCCTCCTTCGGAGACCATTTCCTCCTCTCCTTAGGGTCGCCACCAGACTCGACAACAGGCTCGATAACTGACTCATTAGGACCTTGGCTACCCAACCAAAAAGGTTCGGGTGAATCAAGGTCCACTGTAGTCTGAGATTGACTAAACAAGAGGTTTGTGTAACTAGTTTTAGGATCCATGGTTTTGAGAATGTTCTGTGTCACTCTAATAGCAACACATAGCCTTAAGTAGGCGACCTTTAACCTAAGATACATTTCAACCGAGCAGTTAGGAAGGTGGAAAGCAAAGTACTTGCATTCAACACCAATCAAATCAGACTAATAACACctctaaaacatttaaaacaatcaaatcCTTGGCGGTAGGAAGGTAAAAAGCAAACTAGCATTTAAAAAAGCTAACTATAACTAGAATTTAACCAATCAAACTAGAACTAGCATTTAACCaagctaatatttttaaaaagttaattacATTCACAATTGCTCCGACagagtattattatttttgaagttatatttattattagacTAACAAAAGACACTAGGATAAAACAGAGAGACGTAGCTGTAGTACCTTAATTATACAGACACGGAAGGGGCTCTGGTTTAATTCTTCGAAACTCTTCCTGCAAAAAAATGTGATCAAACAGTCaatagtttttcaaaattgaataaagaaGAACAACAATTTCAAATATTGAAACTTACCAGACTGAAACATCACCGCCAAACCAAACAAGAGTAGTGCAGCGACCATTACACAGACGCGCAACGCAAAGCCATTTCTAAGCACTGCATTCTTCTTAGATAACTCACACACCACCTTTTGTAGCTTCATCAGCTTCTGGTCACACTCAAATGCTTGCTCCTTCACCAGCCTAAGCTGTGTCTGAACGTCTCTGAGCTCCTCCGTAACAGCTACTTCCCACCACTTCCAGATGTGGCAGTCCCCATAGTTTACATTCTCGCACGTCAGATACAAGCGCCCTGGATCTTTACGCGTGTAAGATGTTGCAACTACTGCATCAGAACCACAGTAGCATGTCGAAGGCATTCCATCATCAGCTTCGTCTCCATACACTTGATGCAAGATCCTGCTGTCATCTTCATCCTTGTACAGTTCACATTCTGCTTCAAGAAGGGACGTCATGTCAAGCGACTCTGCtgaagaagaaggctgtgtATACGAATAATCTTGCCCCATTATGTCTCTGTAAACATGAAAGAAATCATGTAAGATTAAGCGAGGAAGATAAAGTGAGGAAGAAATCAAAGATCATTAGGGTAAGAACTGATTTAAGAAAACAAGACAAATTGTTTGAAACGAAAATCGTTTTCAAACTCAAACTACAAACCGATCTAAAACCCCCTTctttgaaaccctaatttcaaacgACCTGAAACCCCAAATCGATTGAAAACCCCCATctttgaaaccctaatttcaaacgTTTTTGTCCACAAATCGATTGAAGACACAAATCAGAACCCTAATTTCAGAGGAAAACAACATGTAACCTAATCTAAATCGAAAAAACAGCAAAAGAAAGCTTCAATTTACCTTCATCAAAATCGATTGGAAATCGCCTTTTCTCGacagctttctttttttttctctcattcgtcgaaaatgaatttttttttccgtctaCACCAAAGACGAATGAATCTTCCGTCAATACCCACCTGCCACGTCGCCCAAGGTTCAGCTCCCTCGACCCCTTACTTACGGGTTGATCCTTAGATAATTATGctgaaatatagtttttatattacCATTAACTTTGGTAATGACCCTTAGGAATCGCTAAGGGCTTCCGTTGCGGTTGGTCTAAGGGTTGGTCTAAAAAGAGCATCTCTTTAAAATCTCTCTTCCTATAGTTTCTCTCTCACTCTTAAACGCTTCCTCTTTCTTTCCATGTCGTTTAGTGTGAAGAAGAAGCATTATTCTctctaggcctgggcattttaacctggacccgaagacccgaaccggaaccgacccaaaaatatCCGATCCGGAACCTgaccgaaaatttacaagtaccttttaggtctaaattttttttacccgaaagaaccggaaccgaaaaggaaccgatccgaatagacccagacccgaaaagaaccgacccgaatagacccgacccgataagaaccgatttgtacccgacttaaaaacatgtatatctaaaactatgatgtttttatgttctattttatatatattattttatgatttagttaaaatatattttgttaacaacatttgttattattttttaactttttaaaagtaatataaaactttaaaatgtaaaatttagagttttaaaatgttttattttaattattaatagttttatttaagttgttttgtaaaattttagatatatatgacaaatattcaactaaagttgATGGAATTGAGTATATCATGTtcttttcagatcctaaatacccgaacccgacccggacccgatatGGACCCGAAAAATAACGGGTATTTTAtgagtattttaattatagacccgaaccgatccagacccgagaagaaccgacccgaacccgaacgaaaatttctaagtacctattagatctaaatatttaggacccgaaaagacccggacccgaaaagaaccggcCTGAACACGAAAGAAACCGGCCCGAACCCGGCCCGAAGACCCGGACCCTAAAAGAACCGGCCTGAACACGAAAGAAACCGGCCCGAACCCGGCCCGAACCCGgcccgaagacccgaacgccCAAGCCTAATTCTCTCCTTGGGTTTTTTCAGAAACAGAGTCGCTCACTCGCTCAAAGGTAAAAACAATGTCACTCACTCCATCTTCTCTCCTGATACAGTGAAACAAAAaggttgattttttttctcatccCCTTCACATCTTTCTCGCGAAGCCGCGATTTTGGGTGAATATTATGTAGAAATATtatgtcctttttttttttatcttcatcGCAAAGTCTCTCCGGACTTTTGTAAAAGGTTTTTATTTGATAATGGAGTATCTCTTTGAGTTTAGTTGAGTGTGTACACATAGAACTAGTAAAAGACACTGATttgacaaagaaaagaaaaaagataaaaagaagatGCACTAAAAAAGGCTCAACGTTGTTGGAGATAATCGTGGGAGAGCCATATTGGAACGCTTGATTGGTATTAAGGCTGGTTTGGCTTCAACATTTGATGGAAGTAAACCAGAAGAATACCGGTTTACTTCCTTTCGATGCAGTGAAAGAAGGATCTATGAACCGGTCAGATCAGCTTTGCTGTTGCATCGCTTAGTCTAATAATTGTTTCTTTCATTCTTTTGGTAAATGCAAAGTGAACTTCCTTAAAAAAAGCTAGAACCAGTGACATCCTTGTAATAAAGGTCATTCATCTTCGAggtttgtattttataatgGAGTCTCTCTCGAGATTATACTTATGAATTATGATATTAAACCATATATAAATacgtcactttttttttttgacttaaggcatatattatagaaaaagaataaaatgtTTTACAAGCATATTGCTATAGCTAATCCCACATTTTAACCCGTACATAGTCAAAAACCCATAATTAAGATCAGGTAGTTAAATGGATAATTTGGTGAAGTTGGCTTTCCAGAAAATCGAAGGGTCCTTATGAATGGTCCGTAGTGTTTATCACCTCCGTTGTAAGCCATCTCTGCATGAGGAAGGATGAGAGCGAAGGCGACGAGGATCGGAAGCTGAGGATTCTGTCCTTTATCAATCGATTCAAGGAAGCAATCATCTCATTCTCTGAGAGGAAGCGTTGATTGTGCAATCGTTGATTTCTCTCCCTCCATAATAGGTAGATCACAGCCTGCCAGCATAATAAGATGAGGCGCTTGGCATGTCTGTTCCCTGATAAAGCCAACATTTGAGTCACCGTATCCTGCCATGATCGGGAGGGCGTAGTCGAGCATCTCCGAGAAATCTCCGACCAGATTCTATAGGAGTAAGGGCACTGAAAATACAGATGGTCTCTAGATTCTGGCCCCAAGTTACAGAGCAAGCAGGTGCCATCAACAGGCAGCCCCCAAGCCAGAAGACGATCGCGTGTAGGACATCTGTTCAACATAAACAGCCAAGCCAGAAAATTGTGCTTTGGGATTCCACCTTTAGTCCATACCACACTCGCCCAAGGTACCTGTGCTTCTACTCCTTTAATCTCCCAATATATCTGTGCAGTTTTGTA includes:
- the LOC106425111 gene encoding glutathione S-transferase T3-like; amino-acid sequence: MYLRLKVAYLRLCVAIRVTQNILKTMDPKTSYTNLLFSQSQTTVDLDSPEPFWLGSQGPNESVIEPVVESGGDPKERRKWSPKEDKILIGAWLNTSKDAVVSNDQRAGAFWKRIVDYYNASPQLAGTTPREVCSCKKRWDRINADVSKFAGCYDAALREQRSGQNDDDVMKAAIDIFFKTNDYKFSMDHCWRELRHDQKWCSTYGPKECGKEKRKGDVEADGGDEAEGIPIGVKAAKAASKKKKSGKEESLAKIHAIMEIKEKLSKQKVFERLLGKKEPLTEMETSLQLKLMAEML